From the Clostridium acetobutylicum ATCC 824 genome, one window contains:
- a CDS encoding YvrJ family protein, which yields MNSGDIVSLIGNVGFPIAVSIYLLVRIEGKMEALTSSINNLTNTINNSNTKNK from the coding sequence ATGAATTCAGGCGATATAGTGTCTCTTATAGGCAATGTTGGCTTTCCCATAGCTGTATCAATATACCTTTTAGTTAGAATAGAAGGTAAAATGGAAGCCCTTACAAGCTCCATAAATAATCTCACAAACACTATAAACAATTCCAATACAAAAAATAAATAA